A segment of the Eubalaena glacialis isolate mEubGla1 chromosome 14, mEubGla1.1.hap2.+ XY, whole genome shotgun sequence genome:
TCTCTTTGCAAACAGTTCAAGCATTACAAAAAGCTAAAGTCCACCTTAGGCCTCCCCCTCCTCTGGCCTCTGAGGCTGAGTCTCAGGCCTAATTAACTCCTGTGTGGCTGCCCAGGAGGAGGCCAGTGGTGGTGGAGGAGATGACCGTGTGCGAAACCTGCGGAGTGAAGTGGAGGGAGTCAAGAATATTATGACCCAGAATGTGGAGCGGATCCTGGCCCGGGGAGAAAACTTGGACCATCTCCGTAACAAGACAGAGGATCtggaagccacagtgagatgatGGGGAGCCCAGTGGGGAccaggggaagagggggaaggaggaTTATTGGGGGCTTGAGGCTTGGTGGTCTTGGTGGCAGAATGATCAGGAGGGAAGTCTGCCTTTTTACCTGCGTTGGGAATTGATGTGAGCTGAATCC
Coding sequences within it:
- the VAMP8 gene encoding vesicle-associated membrane protein 8, producing the protein MEEASGGGGDDRVRNLRSEVEGVKNIMTQNVERILARGENLDHLRNKTEDLEATSEHFKTTSQKVARKFWWKNVKMIVLICVIVFIIVLFIVLFATGAIP